The proteins below are encoded in one region of Ricinus communis isolate WT05 ecotype wild-type chromosome 6, ASM1957865v1, whole genome shotgun sequence:
- the LOC8275962 gene encoding uncharacterized protein LOC8275962: protein MPSVGMRRSTRVFGVVKGVDGARVLRSGRRLLIGAGENKFKRANDGDEWLHTMIKNHHHNHNNSPIMKCNKENGWTQTQTHVSKLKKERPSPVALGVGAGAGNEVAKKVNDSGNKMWGIVYSRKRRRMSGIDKLEILGRNKKFGIQFSRRQRRRVLKDNEVESFEPALLGIIVDGSCSSSGLAASFLHLVLGYIRRTNLSIAELVPFLLSESVKCAFASDGLRFLQDTTANRNGICKIFGGMSTVPIFSLDFSAVPFCFLCMHLRLAFRVKCLSFEPVNNSLDEDSSQEVISESEEDHSCGLVRTDTFLLTDNSGGKVSLHPSLIASKLAGRHSQYRNVLNSRGIQKRRSAFRRRRARNPSGVGIHKANGALVSDLISSRKNGIPFSTVVSKDKLRRSLRLTPAANLKEVNPTAVQTSRVMDSSSCSANLLVIESDRCYRMVGATVALEISDLKEWVLVVKKDGLTRCTHLAQKSMRPCSSNRITHDVIWTGDDSWKLEFPNRQDWLIFKDLYKECYDRNVPAPISKAIPVPGVREVLGYEDSSSLPFSRQDAYISFNNDEVVRALTKRTANYDMDCEDEEWLKKFNSEFFVESEEQEHLSEEKFELMIDTLERAFYSSPDDFVDGRAAVNFCIDLGRREVVEAVYGYWMKKQKQRRSALLRVFQLHQGKKASLIPKPGLRKRRSFKRQASQFGRGKKPSLLQAMAAEHDALEEQNAMRNLEAAKASAKSSVESAILKRRRAQMLMENADLAVYKAAMALRIAEAARTPNSTVTAEIQFLD from the exons ATGCCGTCGGTGGGGATGCGTCGTAGCACTAGGGTGTTTGGGGTGGTAAAAGGGGTTGATGGGGCCCGGGTTTTGCGGTCCGGGCGAAGACTCTTGATAGGAGCAGGTGAGAACAAGTTCAAGAGAGCTAATGATGGAGATGAGTGGTTACACACTATGATCAAGAATCATCATCATAACCATAACAATAGCCCTATAATGAAGTGCAACAAGGAAAATGGATGGACCCAAACGCAAACCCATGTTtccaaattaaagaaagaaaggccTAGTCCCGTTGCTCTTGGTGTTGGTGCTGGTGCTGGGAATGAAGTGGCAAAGAAAGTGAATGATAGTGGAAACAAGATGTGGGGTATTGTGTATAGTAGAAAAAGGAGGAGAATGTCTGGTATCGACAAGCTAGAAATTTTGGGCCGCAATAAGAAGTTTGGGATTCAGTTTTCACGCAGGCAGAGGAGGAGGGTGTTGAAGGATAATGAAGTCGAATCTTTTGAGCCTGCACTTCTTGGTATCATTGTTGATGGTTCTTGTAGTAGTAGTGGATTAGCTGCTTCTTTTTTGCATTTGGTTTTGGGTTATATTAGGAGGACTAATTTAAGTATTGCTGAGCTTGTGCCTTTCTTGTTGTCCGAGTCTGTTAAATGTGCCTTCGCTTCCGATGGGCTTCGTTTTTTGCAG GACACCACTGCTAATAGAAATGGAATTTGCAAGATTTTTGGGGGCATGAGTACTGTGcctatattttctttggatTTTTCTGCAGTTCCTTTCTGTTTTCTGTGTATGCATCTTAGGTTGGCTTTTAGAGTTAAGTGTCTGTCTTTTGAACCTGTAAATAACTCACTGGATGAGGACTCATCTCAAGAAGTAATTAGTGAAAGTGAAGAAGACCATTCGTGTGGCCTTGTGAGGACTGACACTTTTTTATTAACTGATAATTCTGGGGGTAAGGTTTCCTTGCATCCGTCTCTGATAGCCTCCAAATTAGCTGGTCGGCACAGTCAGTACAGAAATGTCTTAAACTCCCGTGGTATCCAAAAGAGGAGGAGTGCGTTTAGGAGGAGAAGAGCTAGAAATCCTTCGGGTGTTGGCATACACAAAGCAAATGGGGCTTTAGTTTCTGATTTAATTAGCAGTAGGAAAAATGGCATCCCTTTTTCTACTGTAGTGTCCAAGGACAAGCTTAGGAGATCACTCCGGCTTACCCCTGCTGCAAACCTCAAGGAGGTAAATCCTACTGCAGTTCAAACCAGTCGTGTCATGGACTCATCAAGCTGCTCTGCAAATCTCCTAGTTATTGAATCAGATAGATGTTACAGGATGGTAGGAGCCACTGTCGCATTAGAAATCTCTGATCTAAAGGAGTGGGTTCTTGTAGTCAAGAAGGATGGGTTGACCAGATGCACACACTTGGCACAAAAGAGCATGCGACCCTGTTCTTCCAATCGAATCACTCATGATGTAATATGGACTGGGGATGATAGTTGGAAACTAGAGTTTCCTAATCGACAGGACTGGCTAATTTTCAAGGATCTTTACAAGGAATGTTACGATCGCAATGTGCCTGCTCCTATTTCTAAAGCTATCCCTGTTCCTGGGGTGCGTGAAGTTTTAGGATATGAAGATAGCAGCAGTTTGCCCTTTTCTAGACAGGACGCATACATTTCTTTTAACAATGATGAGGTAGTTAGAGCTTTAACAAAAAGAACTGCAAATTATGATATGGATTGTGAAGATGAGGAATGGCTGAAGAAGTTCAATAGTGAATTCTTTGTTGAATCTGAAGAACAAGAACATCTTTCAGAGGAGAAGTTTGAGTTAATGATTGATACTTTGGAGAGGGCTTTTTATAGCAGTCCAGATGATTTTGTTGATGGGAGAGCAGCTGTAAATTTTTGTATAGACTTGGGTAGGAGGGAAGTAGTTGAAGCTGTCTATGGTTATTGGATGAAAAAACAGAAGCAGAGACGATCGGCGCTGCTTAGGGTTTTTCAG TTGCATCAAGGAAAGAAAGCTTCACTAATTCCGAAACCTGGTCTACGTAAGAGAAGGTCATTTAAGCGACAGGCCAGCCAATTTGGAAGAGGCAAGAAACCTAGCCTTCTGCAAG CAATGGCTGCAGAACACGATGCTTTGGAAGAACAGAATGCCATGCGTAATTTAGAAGCTGCTAAAGCTTCAGCAAAGAGTTCGGTGGAATCAGCTATTCTGAAACGGCGTCGAGCGCAGATGCTTATGGAGAATGCTGATTTGGCAGTTTACAAAGCTGCAATGGCACTAAGAATTGCTGAAGCTGCACGGACACCCAATTCAACAGTGACTGCTGAGATACAGTTCTTGGATTGA